In one Salvelinus fontinalis isolate EN_2023a chromosome 16, ASM2944872v1, whole genome shotgun sequence genomic region, the following are encoded:
- the LOC129813325 gene encoding uncharacterized protein LOC129813325, whose amino-acid sequence MDLPEPSSQDLPEPSKQDLPESFSRDLPLVPVLPLVPVLPLVPVLPLVPVLPLVPVLPLVPVLPLVPVLPLVPVLPLVPVLPLIPVLVLIPVLPLVPVLPLVPVLPLVPVLPLVPVLAVYFGESSFRVVSGGGRQKRGVTMVVWGQRPEPEPPPWSTAHPDPPLDFVLVRPAFAP is encoded by the coding sequence atggacctgccagagccgtccagccaggacctgccagagccgtccaaacaggacctgccagagtccttcagccgggatctgccccttgtcccggtgttgccccttgtcccggtgctgccccttgtcccggtgctgccccttgtcccggtgctgccccttgtcccggtgctgccccttgtcccggtgctgccccttgtcccggtgctgccccttgtcccggtgctgccccttgtcccggtgctgccccttattccggtgctggtccttatcccggtgctgccccttgttccggtgctgccccttgtcccggtgctaccccttgtcccggtgctgccccttgtcccggtgctggctgtttattttggggaaagtagttttagggtggtcagtggagggggtagacagaagaggggagtgactatggtggtgtggggacagcgtcctgagccggaaccaccaccgtggtcaactgcccacccggaccctcccctggactttgtgctggtgcgcccggcgttcgcaccttga